DNA sequence from the Paenibacillus azoreducens genome:
CGGTATCCGGCCGCAAATTTTCGATGATATGTTTGCCCATGGAGGTCTGGGCATAACTTGCACATGTATTTAAAATCTTGCGGTATTCCAGCGTCTGCAAAATTTTGTCGTCCAAGAATTTCACTGCTCCTCTCATACAATGCTTCTATTATATACGAAACACCCGGGACTACGCCATTTGCGAAAACAACTATAACAATTTTCCACTAAATCCGGCAGGAGCCGATACATAAGATTTCACGAATTGAATACAATAAACGATGCATACAGAATCCATTTCATAATAAACGAACAAACGTATTATGAGATGATTCATCAACGTATCTTTCACGCAAAGGAGGCCAATTGCATGAATTTTCTGGGTCATGTCGTACGATTTATCGTTTCCGCGATTGTGCTTATGATTGTCGGCTGGATCGTTCCGCAATTCTCCGTCGGTGGTTTCTGGAGCGCTCTGCTGCTGGCTCTGGTCATTGCCCTGCTTGGCTGGGCTATTGAAGGAATCTTCGGCAAGAGAGTCACGCCGTTCGGTCGGGGCATTGTCGGTTTTATCGTCAGCGCGCTGGTCATATACATCGCCCAGTTTATCGTGGGTGGAGTCAGCGTCACGATTCTGGGGGCAGTGCTAGCCGCTCTCGTCATCGGAATCATCGACCTGTTCATTCCGGTAACGCCGTTCAACGCCGCCAAAGACCGCAAATAACCGTACATCCGAAATACCCCCGTTCACATGGAACAGGGGTATTTTCATGCTGTTCACCAATTATTCAAATCAGACCTGCTCCGAACTTCCATTTTTGGGGTATCATGACTATTAGAATTGTCACAAAAATTTAAGTTTTGAGGAGGATTGCATTGAAAAAGTCCATTGCTTTTATTCTTTCCTGCATGCTTTTATTGGTTCTTTCCGCTTGCGGAGAAAAAAATAAAGAGTCTCAAGCCGCAAGCGGCGGAGTCAGCGACACAGGTGCCGCCCCCAGCGAGGAAATGGTCATCAAAGCGAAAAATTTTGCTTTTGATAAACAAGAATATCATCTTAAAAAAGGCGTTCCCGTCAAAATCACCTTCGAAAATGAGGAAGGCACCCACGCCGTGTTAATTCCAGGGCTTGAGCTGCAGCTCGATCAAAAACATAAATCCCAAGTAGTAACCCCTGAAAAAGCCGGTATCTTCGAGATGACCTGCTCCGTATATTGCGGCTCAGGGCATTCAGCCATGATCTCCAAAGTGATTGTGGACGAGTAAACCTGCTACAAGCGCAAGCAATCCCCCTACAGACAATAAACAGGATCGGAATCATGATGTCCTGTTTGGAATCCTTTAGGGGGATTTTTGCAAAGTTTATCTTTACGATGAATCAGCTTTGGTCCTGCTCAATCAATTCGATCCATTCGTTATATTCCGTTTGAAGCTTGGAATATTCGTCCTGCAGCTGGGTATGCTCTTCCCTAAGCTTTTCTTCTTTTTCCTGCTGAAGCTCAAGCTCTGCCTGCAGCAGCCGGTATTGGTGGGCGATAAGTTCAAAGTTGTCGCCAACCTCCTTCAACTCGGCGGCAGCACTCTCCTTCTCGCTCTGCAGCTTGCTTAGCTGCTCTTCCCCAGCGGCAATCTGGAGCTTCCAATCCTCAAGCTCTGCCTGCAGCTCCCTTTCCCTGCTGTTCCAATGCTGCTGATGGTTCGTCATTTCCTCCAGCTTCTCCTGATACGTCTGCAGGGCAAGCTCGCTGCTGCGGATGAGCTCACGCTGTTCATTTTCCCTCGCTGCCGCTTCATCCAGCAGTCTGTTCAATTCTTCCACCTTTTGCAAGGCTTGGTCTTTTTCCTCCAACGCCATCAGGTACTCGATTTCAGTATCCTCTTGCCGCTGTTTCATCTCGCTGCCTTTCTGCTGAAGTTCCTCATATTGTTTTTGCAAACCTTGGTACTGCTGCTTCAAATGATCGTAATGCTGCAAGTGTTCCTGATAAAGCCGCTCGATATCGGCATATTTCCGTCCGCTTTCCACAGCCTGACGTTCGGCTTCCTCGCAAGCCTGCTGACGCTGCGCAAGCTCTTCGGCGAGCTGCTCGTATTTCCGGCTGCTTTCGGCAACCCTCAAGACAAGCTCTTCATGCTCCTGCTGCTGACGGTCGTATTGATCCTTGAGCACCTCATGCTGCTGGAGCGTTTCCCCAAATTGCCGCTGCAGCTTACGGTACTGCTCTTCTTTATCTTCCATGGACTGTTTGAGCTGCTTATGCTGATCATCCTTCTCCTGCAAGGACTGTTTCAGTTCATCGACCCTTGCCTCGCTTGACTCCAAGGCGGAGAGCAGTTCTTCCAGTTGCTGCTGCTTGGCAACAAGTTGTTCCTTCTGCTCTTCTATCGAAAGCTCCTGCAGCTGCAGTGTTTCATCAAGATCTTCGATCTTCTTTTGTTGGGAATCGATCTGCTGCCGCTGCTGCTCCAGTTTGCGCTGCCGTTCTTCGGATACCTGCAGCGCGGAAGCAGCCCTCCGCGACTCATCCTCCGCCTGCTCCTTGAGTACGCTAAGCTCATCATGAAGCGACTTCATGCCGGCTTCAAGCGCATCGTTCTGCTCTCCTGCTTCCAGAATGCGCAGCTCCAGTTCGCCGATTTCTTCCTTTTGCT
Encoded proteins:
- a CDS encoding cupredoxin domain-containing protein, with the translated sequence MKKSIAFILSCMLLLVLSACGEKNKESQAASGGVSDTGAAPSEEMVIKAKNFAFDKQEYHLKKGVPVKITFENEEGTHAVLIPGLELQLDQKHKSQVVTPEKAGIFEMTCSVYCGSGHSAMISKVIVDE
- a CDS encoding cell division protein ZapA, with protein sequence MTTPDRTRVTVDIYGTSYKLVGSSADYMKKVAAYVDERMNSISKNHSRLDAMKLAVLTAVHMAEEAIQLQDVQNEVKMLTGERSELRSELSKLQAVRMEQQELYAKLQEEQLAAAKETEELRKQWETEKMGLLKEFEDTKASLTAELQNTKSTMGKELEETRASLKKETEMKESLQRKEKQAAEQLQRDRQALEAKHKAAMQELERGAAAALQSAQQKHQGLLKSTEEKFQAELKETRNKYETSLQETEKKHQANVDALNKQLEELRSGSGQLQDKLRNLQAELQQAKNAHAKLQELHQAALKKEEVSQTELKTLREQQGRLNGQISRLKEEAAHSEEEQRRMQKLLEEYEVSSQKQKSEIEKLTAEAASWRSQVDKQKEEIGELELRILEAGEQNDALEAGMKSLHDELSVLKEQAEDESRRAASALQVSEERQRKLEQQRQQIDSQQKKIEDLDETLQLQELSIEEQKEQLVAKQQQLEELLSALESSEARVDELKQSLQEKDDQHKQLKQSMEDKEEQYRKLQRQFGETLQQHEVLKDQYDRQQQEHEELVLRVAESSRKYEQLAEELAQRQQACEEAERQAVESGRKYADIERLYQEHLQHYDHLKQQYQGLQKQYEELQQKGSEMKQRQEDTEIEYLMALEEKDQALQKVEELNRLLDEAAARENEQRELIRSSELALQTYQEKLEEMTNHQQHWNSRERELQAELEDWKLQIAAGEEQLSKLQSEKESAAAELKEVGDNFELIAHQYRLLQAELELQQEKEEKLREEHTQLQDEYSKLQTEYNEWIELIEQDQS
- a CDS encoding phage holin family protein, with the protein product MNFLGHVVRFIVSAIVLMIVGWIVPQFSVGGFWSALLLALVIALLGWAIEGIFGKRVTPFGRGIVGFIVSALVIYIAQFIVGGVSVTILGAVLAALVIGIIDLFIPVTPFNAAKDRK